A section of the Centroberyx gerrardi isolate f3 chromosome 8, fCenGer3.hap1.cur.20231027, whole genome shotgun sequence genome encodes:
- the LOC139917073 gene encoding C-X-C motif chemokine 11-1-like, which produces MKSAFIASLACLLVLHVEGQRPPRSQCKCLAGVINVINPRLIKDFRPHNPSTFCPETELIVTTVNGKKCLNPESALGKILMQEWRNRFEKNEVSATTSGQMKTVTSTTAHTSSQL; this is translated from the exons ATGAAATCAGCTTTCATCGCCTCTCTCGCCTGCCTGCTTGTCCTCCATGTAGAAG GGCAACGACCCCCTAGATCTCAATGCAAATGTTTAGCCGGTGTGATCAACGTCATCAACCCAAGACTCATAAAGGATTTTCGGCCACACAACCCAAGTACCTTCTGTCCAGAAACGGAGCTTAT TGTCACAACAGTGAATGGCAAGAAATGTCTAAATCCAGAGTCAGCACTTGGCAAGATACTCATGCAGGAATGGAGAAACAG GTTTGAGAAGAACGAGGTGAGCGCCACAACTTCCGGTCAAATGAAAACTGTGACCTCAACAACCGCCCACACATCATCTCAGCTGTAG